The DNA sequence TTGCGCGGCTGGTCGAGCAGCAGGTGCCCGGCCGTCGCGAGGGTGACGACCACCAGCACGAGGGCGGGCGCGCGGCGCGACCACAGCAGCGGGACCAGCTGGACCGCGCTGAGCAGCGCCGCGACCCAGCCCTGGTGCGGGGTCCAGGCACCGCTGGCGAAGAACACCGCCGCGGCCGCGGCCGTCGTGACGAAGGACTGACGCATGTGCCCGACAGTAGAGTCGAACGCGTGATCCGGGTTCAGGTCGTCGACGACCACGCGCTGGTGCGCGAGGGCATCGCGCTGATCCTGGGCGCGCAGCCGGACCTCGACGTCGTCGCGCAGTACGGGAGCGGCCCGGAGCTGCTCACTTCCGCCGTCGAGGCCGATGTCGTGCTGCTCGACCTCTACCTGCCCGGCATGGACGGCCTCGAAGTCCTGCGCCGGCTCCCGGCCACGGCACCGCGGGTGCTGATGCTGACCACGGTCGGGCGGCCCCGCGAAATCCGCGAAGCGCTCAACGCGGGCGCGGCCGGGTTCGTCCTCAAGGACTCGTCCGGCGACGAGCTGGCGGCCGCCGTCCGGGCCGCCCACCACGGCGTGGCCGCGCTGAGCCCGGCGGTGGCGTCGGCCTTGACCGCGGGCGGCGCGCTGACGCCGCGGGAGCGGGACGTGCTGGAGCTGCTCGGCGAAGGACTGTCCAACCGGGACATCGCGGCCCGGCTGCGGCTGGCCGAGCGGACGGTGAAGGTGCACGTCGGGAACGTCCTGGCCAAGCTGGGCGTCACGAGCCGCACGCAGGCGGCGCTGCTGGCCAGGGACCGGTGATCGCGGCGTGGTGCGCGGCGCACCTGGGCAGCACCCCGGTCGGGGTGCTGTTCGAGCGCCGGTCGTTGTCGGACGTCACCGGGCTGCGGCTGGCCGACGGCCGCGAGGTCGTGGTCAAGTCCCGTGCCGCCGACGGCCGGGCCGGGGCCTGCGTCGCCGCGCAGGAACACTTGGCGGACCGCGGGTTCCCGTGTCCCCGGCCGCTCACCGCGGTGACCGTCGCCGGCGGGCTGGCCGTGCACGCCGAGGAGTACCGGCCCGGCGGCGAGGTGCTCCGCGGCGACACGCCCGACGTCGCGGTGCGCTACGCGGCGGTGTTCGCGCGGCTGCTGGCCGAGCTGGCGGAGGTCCGCGTCCCGCCGCCGCTGCCGAACCCGCGCTGGACGCGGTGGGACCACGCCGGTCCGGGCTTGTGGCCGTCGATCGGCTTCCTGGACGAGCGGGACCAGAGCGCGGTGCCGGGGTATGTCGTCCGAGCGGCGGAGCGGACCCGCCACCGGCTGCTGGCCGCGGACCTGCCCTGCGTGCTGGGTCACGCCGACTTCGAAGCCCAGAACCTCCGCTGGCGCGACGGCGGGATCCGGGCCGTGCACGACTGGGACAGCCTGGCGTGGCTGCCGGAAGCGGCGCTCGTGGGTGCCGCCTCCGGGGCGTTCGCCAGCGACTCGCCACCGACGCTGGCGCCGGTCGCGAGCTCCGCGGCTTTCCTCGAGGCGTACCAGGACTTCCGCGGGCGGCGGTTCACCGCGGAAGAGCACGAAGTCGCTTGGGCGGCCGGACTCTGGCCCGCCCTGCACAACGCCCGCTGGGAAGCGCTGCACGGCGATCCCCCGGTGTGCGGTGCGGCCGTCCGCGCGCAGGCCGCCGAGCGGCTCCGCCGGGCGAACGCTTGACCTTGTACGCCCCTTGTACGGCCCCGCCATACCGTCGCGCGCCATGTCGAAGAAGCTGCTTTCGCTGGGCGTGTTCGCCGCCCTCGCGGCCACCGCCTTCACCGCCACCGACGCGGCCGCCGCGCCGAAGACCTACTACGTCGATCAGGTTTCCGGTAGTGACGCGGCGGCCGGGACGTCGCAGTCGGCGCCGTGGAAGTCCCTCGCCAAGGTCGCCGCGACCACCCTGGCCCCCGGGGACACCGTGCTGCTGCGCCGCGGCCGGACCTGGAGCGGCGGGCTCGCCGTCCGCGGCTCCGGCAGCGCGACCGCGCCGGTGACCATCGGCGCCTACGGCACCGGCGCGCGCCCGATCGTCCAGGGGAACGAAGAAGCCTGCGTCGACCTGCCGGGGAACTACCTCACGGTGCAGGACCTGCAGATCGGCGTCGCGGCCGACGCCGGGCGCTGCTCCTGGGCGGGTGTCGAGGTCGGCGGGGACCACGACAAGGTGCTCTCGAACTACATCACGGGCGCCGGAGCGGGCGTCTACATCGCGCCGAGCGCCGACGGCACCGAAGTCACGCAGAACGACCTCGTCGACAACAACCACATGACCGTCGTGACGCCGGGCGGCAGCGACGACTCGGGCGCGTTCGCGATCCTGGTGCAGGGCAACGGGTCCGACATCGGCTGGAACCGGATCAGCGGCTCGATCGCGGTGAGCGACGACTTCGGCGGCCTCGACGGCGCCGCGGTCGAGATCTTCTACGGCTCGGGCAACGTCATCCACCACAACATTTCCGAGGACAACGAGTCCTTCACCGAGCTCGGCACCGACGCCGACGACCCCGACGGCGTGTCCCGCGACAACGTCTACGAGTACAACGCCGTGTTCGGCGCCAAGACCCGCGGCGGCATCGTGACGCGCGGGGCCGACGACCGGAACGGCCCGGTGACCGGCACGGTCTTCCGCAACAACTCGGTCCGGCTGAGCAACGCCGACTCCGAGGGTTTCGTCTGCTACGGCGGCTGCACGAACCAGACGCTGGAGCTCACGCAGAACGTCGTCCAGGCCGCCATGAAGGTCGGGTACGCCGACACCGGCTGGACCGCCACCGACCACAACGTCTTCTTCGGCGGCCAGCAGCAGTTCACGCCGGGCGCCACGGACAAGGTCGCCGACCCGAAGTTCACCTCGGCCACGAACCTGGTCCTCACCGCCGGCAGCCCGGCGATCGGCCTCGGCACGACGAAGTACGCGGACGTCGACGTCGACGGCACCGCGATCGGCACGCGGATCGACGCGGGCGCCTACCAGTTCACCCCGTGACGTACCGCGTCAGCATCGCGACCATCTCGTTCTCCAGCTTCCCGGCGTCCACCGGCTCGTGGTCGGCCACGAGCTGGTGGACGACGAGCTCGGTCGTGGTGACGCAGAGCCGGGCCGCCGTCTCCGTGTCGGCCACCCGGACCTCGGGGTGGTTGTCGAACAGCTCTCGGACGTAGCCGACCAGGGACTGCTTCAGCAGCGCGACCTTGTCGAGGAGCTCCTTCGACCGCGGCGCCTGTTCCATGAGCAGGCGCAGCAGCTGCGGGTTGCCGAGGTGGGTCTCGATCGCGCCGCGGACGAAGACGCGGAAGATCTCCTCGATGGAGGCGGGCAGTTCCCCGTGCTGGATCCGTTCCGTGGCGGCGGTGCCTTCGTCGAGGTGGCGGACCAGCAGCTCGGCCAGGATCGCGTCCTTGTTCGGGAAGTACTGGTACAGCGAGCCGATGGAGATGCCGGCGTGCTTGGCGATGCGGTTGGTGGTGCCAGCGGCGTAGCCGAACTCGCCGAAAACGTGAGCAGCCGCGGTCAGGATCCGCTCCCGGGTCAGCTCGGCGCGGACCTGACGCGGCTGTTTACGTGGCTGGATGCGGCGCTCGCCCGAACTCACGGCCCCTCCTCGCGCGCTGCTCGAAAGCGAGTAGCGCAGGATCTGAGTATTTGCTCATAATTGTGCCATGACCAGCACAAACACGCTGAGCCGAGTCGCCATGGCCGAGGTTCGGGCCCGGCTGGGCGAGCCCGAAGCGATGATCGAAGCCAAGATCGGCGACCGCATCGACCGGCACGCCCGCCGCTTCATCGCCCATTCGCCGTTCCTGACGCTGGCCACCGCCGACGCCGCGGGCCGCGCCGACTGCTCGCCCCGTGGCGACTACCCCGGGTTCGTGAAGGTCCTCGGCGAACGCACCCTCGCCCTGCCCGACCGCACCGGCAACAAGATCGCCGACTCCTTCCGCAACATCGCCGAGAACGACGGCGTCGGGCTGCTCTTCTTCGTCCCCGGCACGCGGGAAACCCTGCGGGTCAACGGCAGCGCGTACGTCACCGACGAGCCCGATGTCCTGGCCCGGATGAGCACCGAGGCGAAGGAGCCGATGCTCGCCATCGTCGTCGAGGTCGAGCAGGTGTACTTCCACTGCGGCCGCGCGCTGATCCGCTCGCGGCTGTGGGATCCGGCGAGCCAGGCGCTGGCGGCCGAACTGCCTTCGGCGGGCGAGGTCGCCGCCGAGGCGATGGGCGCCGATCCCGAGCTCCTCGAGCGGATGCTCGAAGAGGGCTACCGGAAGCTGTACTGACCATGCAGAAGACGATCCTGGACCGCGTCGAGCGCCTCGCCGACGACGTCGTTTCCCTCGTCCTGCGCGGCGACGAAGGTCCGCTCGAAGCGTGGGAGCCGGGCGCGCACATCGACCTCGCGCTGCCGAACTGGCTGACCCGGCAGTACTCGCTGTGCGGGGACCCGGCCGACCGCTCGGCGTACCGGATCGCGGTCCGGTACGACCCGCTCAGCCGCGGCGGCTCGGAGTACGTCCACCTGTTCCTGCGGCCGGGCCGGACGCTCGAGGTTTCCGCGCCGCGCAACCACTTCCCGCTCGTGCCGGCGCCGGAGTACCTGTTCCTGGCGGGCGGCATCGGGATCACGCCGATCCGGCCGATGCTGCGCGCCGCCGGGCCCGGGGCGACGCTCGTGTACGCCGGTCGTTCGCCGGGCACGATGCCGTTCGCGGCCGAACTCCGCGCCGAGTACGGCGATCGCGTGCGGCTGTTCGACCACGGCCGCCCGGACCTCGCGGCACTGGCGGCGGAGTTCCCGGCGGCGGAGGTCTACTGCTGCGGCCCGGCGTCCATGGTGGACGCGGCCGAAGCGCTGTTCCCGCGCGTGCACACCGAACGCTTCCGGCCCACGCGGCGGGTGTTCGGGCCGGACACGCCGTTCGAGGTGGTGTGCGCCCGCTCCGGCGGCACGATCCGGGTCCCCGCCGACGAGTCGCTGCTGGACACGCTGAACCACGCCGGGCGGCCGGTGCCCTCGGGGTGCCGCGAAGGGGTGTGCGGCAGTTGCGAGCTTTCCGTGCTGGAGGGGGAACCCGAACACCGCGACGACATCGGCGCCCCCGCGGGCCGGGTGTACGCCTGCGTGTCACGGGCGCGCTCGCCCCGGCTGGTGCTGGACGTCTGATGATCCCCAAGGTGCGCCGCCCGAAGACGCGGCGGATGCTCACCCTCGAAGTCCGCGCGAACACCGCGCCGAGCCCGTCGTTCCGCACCATCACCCTCGGCGGCCCGGACCTCGCGGACCTCGAACCGGCGGGCGACGACCAGGCCGTGCGGCTGTTCTTCCCCCGCGCGGGCCAGGACCGGCTGCGGATGCCGACGCTGGACAACGAGGGCTGGATGGCCGAGGTGCTGATGCTGCCGAAGAGCCGCCGCCCGTGGGTCCGCAACTACACGATCCGGCGAGCCCGGCCCGGCGAGATCGACATCGAGTTCGCCCTCCACGACGGCGACGCCCCGGCGACTTCCTGGGCGCGGCGGGCGCGGCCGGGCGACCCGGCCGGGGTGTTCGACCTCGGCCTCAGCTACCTGCCGCCGCCCGGGGTGCCCTGGCAGCTGCTGGCCGGGGACGAGAGCGCGGTACCGGCGATCCTGGCGATCCTCGAGCACGCACCCGCCGGCCTGGTGGCGGAGGCGTTCCTGGAGGTGCCCTCGGCGGCCGACGTCCGGGAGGTCGAGGCACCGCCCGGCGTGCGCGTGCACTGGCTGCCCCGCGCGCGGCCGGAGGACCGCCCGGGTGAGCTGGCGCTGGCGTCCCTGGTCGCCGCCGACCTCCCGCCGGGCCCCGCGTACGCGTGGATCGCGGGGGAAGCGGCGCTGGCCACCGGCGCACGCCGGCACCTGGTGCGGGAGCGCGGCTGGCCGAAGGGCGACATCGCGTTCCTGGGCTACTGGCGCCACGGGCGGGCCGCCCCGGGCTGAGCCGCAGGCCGTCGGCGGCCGCCACAACCGGACCGCCCGGGCAGGGCTCCGGCAAGCTCGCGCGAGTCACTCGGCCGCGGGCGACCGGCTCGCCGAGCGTGGGCGCGTACCATCGCGGGCAGCCTCGACGGCGAGGAGACGGGCGTGGGCGAACTCGGGCTGGCCGACACCAACGGCATCCTCGCCCTGCCCTGGGTGCGCCCGGACCGGACGAGCGCCGGCCTCGGCTGGGACCGCGTCTACGTCTCCAAGCAGCGCGAACGCCCCTACCGCGCCGAGTTCGGGGCCGCGCGCAGCCACCAGCTGATCCTGCACCTCGACGGCCCGGTGACCGTCCGGCGCGGCGTCGGGACCCCGCGCGAGCAGCGCAAGCGGATGCCGGTGGGCGGGCTCTTCCTGCAGCCGTCGCACGGGGACCTGTCCGTCGAGCTGGGCGGCGAGCTCGACACCGTGCACGTCTACCTCGCCGACGACGCCGTGCAGGAAGCCGCCGGCGGGGACGCGCCGGTCCGGCTCGCCGAGGAGCTCGGCAGCACCGATCCCCTGCTCGAACAGCTCGTGCTGAGCCTCGACGGGGTCGTCCGCGACTGGGAGCCGAGCGCCCGCACGTACGCCGACCAGCTCGGTGCCCTCGTCGCGGCCCAGCTCGTCCGCCGCCACGGCGCCGGGCCGGTGCGCGAGCCCGTCGCCCTCGGTCTCTCGGACCGCCAGTTCGCGACGGTCCGCGACTTCATGGCCGACCGCCTGGCCGAGCCGGTCCCGCTGGCCGAGCTGGCGGCGCTCGCGGGGTTGAGCGTCAGCCAGTTCTCCCGCCGCTTCAAGGCCCGCACGGGCCTGCCGCCGCACCGGTTCCTGCTGCGGCTGCGCGTCGAGCAGGCCGGGTTGCTGCTGCGCACGGGCGACGCCCCGATCGCGGAGATCGCCCTGCGCTGCGGGTTCTCGCACCAGGAACACCTGACGCGGGTGCTGCGCGCCCAGCTCGGCACGACCCCCGCCGCACTTCGCCGGGCGGGCTGACACACGCGCGTTTCGTGCCGCGCGGCAGCACGAACGTGCAGGACCGCGGGCACCGGGACGGCCGATACTCCCCCGCATGACCTCGTTCAGCTACGCCGCGAACCCCGTCCGGGTGGTCTTCGGCTCGCTCGACACCCTCGGCGCCGAAGCCGACCGGCTCGGGCTGGGCCGCGTCCTGCTGATCGGCCGGCCGCGGCACGGCGACCGCGCCGCCGAAGCGCTCGGCCCCCGGCTCGCCGCGCGCTTCGGAGAACCCGCGATGCACACCCCGGTCGACGTCACCGAGCGCGCGCTCAAACTGGCCGCCGAGCACGGCGCCGACGGTGTCGTCGCGATCGGCGGCGGTTCGGCCACCGGGCTGGCCAAGGCGATCGCCCTCCACACCGACCTGCCGCAGCTGATCGTCCCCACGACGTACGCGGGCTCCGAACTGACCTCCGTGCTCGGCCAGACCGCCAACGGCCGCAAGACCACGCAACGGACCCCGAAGGTCCGGCCCGAGACCGTCCTCTACGACGTCGGCCTCACCCTCGGCCTGCCGGTGAGCGTCTCCGCGGCCAGCGGTCTCAACGCGCTCGCCCACGCCGTCGAGGCCCGCTCCGCCCCCGACGCCAACCCGATGACCGACCTGCTCGCTGCGGAGGCGATCAGGCTGCTCACGAGCGCCCTGCCCCGCATCGCGGCGAGTCCGTCCGATGGGGACGCCCGCGCCGACGCCCTCCGCGGCGCCTGGCTCGCCGGCACCTGTCTCGACGCCGTCCAGATGGGCTTGCACCACCGGCTCTGCCACCACCTCGGCGGCAAGTTCGGCCTGCCGCACGCCGAAACCCACGCCGTCCTGCTCCCGTACGTCATGGCGCACCAGGGGCTCGAGGACGCGGACGACTTCTTCGCGCTGACCGCGAGCCTCCCCGTTCCGCACTCGCTGGCCGAGCTGGGGCTCACCGAAGCCGACCTCGACGGCGAACCCGAAGAAGCCTTGCTCCGCCAGGCCCTCCACGGCACCCGCCCGGTCGCGCGGCCGAGCCTCAAGGCGCTCACGAAGCAGGTCGTCGACAGCTTCGCCGGCGCGCCGGACCGCGTGCGCGTCCTGCTCACCGACCTCGTCGAAACCCTGCACGGCTACGCCATCCGCACCGACCTCACCCAGGACGAGTGGGAGTACGCGATCGGCTTCCTGACCCGAGCCGGGCACATCACCACCGACACCCGGCAGGAGTTCATCCTGCTGTCGGACACCCTCGGCGTCTCCAGCGTCGTCGACGTCCTGACCAACTCGCGCACCCCGGACACGACGCCGTCGGCGGTGCTCGGCCCGTTCTACGTCGAAGGACCACCCGAAACCCCGCAGGGCGCGGACATCGCGGCCGGCCTGCCGGGCACTCCACTGTGGACCGGCATCCGGGTCACCGACACCGAAGACCGGCCGGTGCCCGAAGCGGTCGTCGACGTCTGGCAGTCCAATGAGGACGGCTTCTACGACGTCCAGCTGCCCGAAGTGGACGGCCCGGTGCTGCGCGCCCGGTTCCGCACCGACGCGGAAGGACGGCTGCGCTTCCGGACCATCGTGCCCAGCGCGTACCCGATCCCCGCCGACGGCCCGGTGGGGCAGCTGCTCGACGCCGTCGGACGGCATCCGTACCGGGCCCCGCACGTGCACTTCATGATCGCCAAGCCCGGCTACCGCACGCTCATCACGCAGCTGTTCGTCGCCGGCGGCGAGTACCTCGACTCGGACACCGTGTTCGGCGTCAAGGACGGCCTGATCGTCGACTTCACCGACGGGCTCGACTTCACCTTCCGGATCTCGGGGAGCACCGAATGAGCTACGACACCGACGTCATCGTGGTCGGCAGCGGCCCGGCCGGCGGCTCCGCGGCCCTCCTGCTCGCCACCTACGGCGTGCCCACGGTGCTCGCCACCAAGTACGGCTGGACGGCGAACACGCCCCGCGCGCACATCACCAACCAGCGCACCATGGAGGTGCTGCGCGACCTCGGCGTCGAGGACAAGGCCCTCGCCGCCGGCACCCCGCCGGAGCTGATGGGCGACACCGTGCTCTGCACGTCGCTGACCGGACCGGAGATCGGCCGGATCGCCAGCTGGGGCACCGGCGACCGGTCGGCGGCGGAGTACACCGCCGCGAGCCCGTGCCACATGATCGACCTGCCG is a window from the Amycolatopsis sp. cg9 genome containing:
- a CDS encoding LuxR C-terminal-related transcriptional regulator, with protein sequence MIRVQVVDDHALVREGIALILGAQPDLDVVAQYGSGPELLTSAVEADVVLLDLYLPGMDGLEVLRRLPATAPRVLMLTTVGRPREIREALNAGAAGFVLKDSSGDELAAAVRAAHHGVAALSPAVASALTAGGALTPRERDVLELLGEGLSNRDIAARLRLAERTVKVHVGNVLAKLGVTSRTQAALLARDR
- a CDS encoding phosphotransferase gives rise to the protein MIAAWCAAHLGSTPVGVLFERRSLSDVTGLRLADGREVVVKSRAADGRAGACVAAQEHLADRGFPCPRPLTAVTVAGGLAVHAEEYRPGGEVLRGDTPDVAVRYAAVFARLLAELAEVRVPPPLPNPRWTRWDHAGPGLWPSIGFLDERDQSAVPGYVVRAAERTRHRLLAADLPCVLGHADFEAQNLRWRDGGIRAVHDWDSLAWLPEAALVGAASGAFASDSPPTLAPVASSAAFLEAYQDFRGRRFTAEEHEVAWAAGLWPALHNARWEALHGDPPVCGAAVRAQAAERLRRANA
- a CDS encoding right-handed parallel beta-helix repeat-containing protein, translating into MSKKLLSLGVFAALAATAFTATDAAAAPKTYYVDQVSGSDAAAGTSQSAPWKSLAKVAATTLAPGDTVLLRRGRTWSGGLAVRGSGSATAPVTIGAYGTGARPIVQGNEEACVDLPGNYLTVQDLQIGVAADAGRCSWAGVEVGGDHDKVLSNYITGAGAGVYIAPSADGTEVTQNDLVDNNHMTVVTPGGSDDSGAFAILVQGNGSDIGWNRISGSIAVSDDFGGLDGAAVEIFYGSGNVIHHNISEDNESFTELGTDADDPDGVSRDNVYEYNAVFGAKTRGGIVTRGADDRNGPVTGTVFRNNSVRLSNADSEGFVCYGGCTNQTLELTQNVVQAAMKVGYADTGWTATDHNVFFGGQQQFTPGATDKVADPKFTSATNLVLTAGSPAIGLGTTKYADVDVDGTAIGTRIDAGAYQFTP
- a CDS encoding TetR/AcrR family transcriptional regulator, coding for MSSGERRIQPRKQPRQVRAELTRERILTAAAHVFGEFGYAAGTTNRIAKHAGISIGSLYQYFPNKDAILAELLVRHLDEGTAATERIQHGELPASIEEIFRVFVRGAIETHLGNPQLLRLLMEQAPRSKELLDKVALLKQSLVGYVRELFDNHPEVRVADTETAARLCVTTTELVVHQLVADHEPVDAGKLENEMVAMLTRYVTG
- a CDS encoding MSMEG_1061 family FMN-dependent PPOX-type flavoprotein; this encodes MTSTNTLSRVAMAEVRARLGEPEAMIEAKIGDRIDRHARRFIAHSPFLTLATADAAGRADCSPRGDYPGFVKVLGERTLALPDRTGNKIADSFRNIAENDGVGLLFFVPGTRETLRVNGSAYVTDEPDVLARMSTEAKEPMLAIVVEVEQVYFHCGRALIRSRLWDPASQALAAELPSAGEVAAEAMGADPELLERMLEEGYRKLY
- a CDS encoding 2Fe-2S iron-sulfur cluster-binding protein; protein product: MQKTILDRVERLADDVVSLVLRGDEGPLEAWEPGAHIDLALPNWLTRQYSLCGDPADRSAYRIAVRYDPLSRGGSEYVHLFLRPGRTLEVSAPRNHFPLVPAPEYLFLAGGIGITPIRPMLRAAGPGATLVYAGRSPGTMPFAAELRAEYGDRVRLFDHGRPDLAALAAEFPAAEVYCCGPASMVDAAEALFPRVHTERFRPTRRVFGPDTPFEVVCARSGGTIRVPADESLLDTLNHAGRPVPSGCREGVCGSCELSVLEGEPEHRDDIGAPAGRVYACVSRARSPRLVLDV
- a CDS encoding siderophore-interacting protein, yielding MIPKVRRPKTRRMLTLEVRANTAPSPSFRTITLGGPDLADLEPAGDDQAVRLFFPRAGQDRLRMPTLDNEGWMAEVLMLPKSRRPWVRNYTIRRARPGEIDIEFALHDGDAPATSWARRARPGDPAGVFDLGLSYLPPPGVPWQLLAGDESAVPAILAILEHAPAGLVAEAFLEVPSAADVREVEAPPGVRVHWLPRARPEDRPGELALASLVAADLPPGPAYAWIAGEAALATGARRHLVRERGWPKGDIAFLGYWRHGRAAPG
- a CDS encoding helix-turn-helix domain-containing protein translates to MGELGLADTNGILALPWVRPDRTSAGLGWDRVYVSKQRERPYRAEFGAARSHQLILHLDGPVTVRRGVGTPREQRKRMPVGGLFLQPSHGDLSVELGGELDTVHVYLADDAVQEAAGGDAPVRLAEELGSTDPLLEQLVLSLDGVVRDWEPSARTYADQLGALVAAQLVRRHGAGPVREPVALGLSDRQFATVRDFMADRLAEPVPLAELAALAGLSVSQFSRRFKARTGLPPHRFLLRLRVEQAGLLLRTGDAPIAEIALRCGFSHQEHLTRVLRAQLGTTPAALRRAG
- a CDS encoding maleylacetate reductase and hydroxyquinol 1,2-dioxygenase domain-containing protein, with the translated sequence MTSFSYAANPVRVVFGSLDTLGAEADRLGLGRVLLIGRPRHGDRAAEALGPRLAARFGEPAMHTPVDVTERALKLAAEHGADGVVAIGGGSATGLAKAIALHTDLPQLIVPTTYAGSELTSVLGQTANGRKTTQRTPKVRPETVLYDVGLTLGLPVSVSAASGLNALAHAVEARSAPDANPMTDLLAAEAIRLLTSALPRIAASPSDGDARADALRGAWLAGTCLDAVQMGLHHRLCHHLGGKFGLPHAETHAVLLPYVMAHQGLEDADDFFALTASLPVPHSLAELGLTEADLDGEPEEALLRQALHGTRPVARPSLKALTKQVVDSFAGAPDRVRVLLTDLVETLHGYAIRTDLTQDEWEYAIGFLTRAGHITTDTRQEFILLSDTLGVSSVVDVLTNSRTPDTTPSAVLGPFYVEGPPETPQGADIAAGLPGTPLWTGIRVTDTEDRPVPEAVVDVWQSNEDGFYDVQLPEVDGPVLRARFRTDAEGRLRFRTIVPSAYPIPADGPVGQLLDAVGRHPYRAPHVHFMIAKPGYRTLITQLFVAGGEYLDSDTVFGVKDGLIVDFTDGLDFTFRISGSTE